From one Catellatospora sp. IY07-71 genomic stretch:
- a CDS encoding response regulator transcription factor — MVIAEDSVLLREGLISLLERFGHTVLAAVGDAPALVTVVTAERPDLVVTDVRMPPGHTDDGLRAAVGLRETDPGLPVLVLSQYVEQSYAGKLLDSGDGRGVGYLLKDRIGAVADFAAAAERVAAGATVVDPEVVRQLLRRRQDPLQRLSPREREVLALMAEGRANAAIARDLFVTEAAVNKHVSSIFAKLDLPAAGDQHRRVLAVLAFLRA, encoded by the coding sequence ATCGTGATCGCCGAGGACAGCGTGCTGCTCCGGGAGGGGCTGATCAGCCTGCTGGAACGCTTCGGGCACACCGTGCTCGCGGCCGTCGGGGACGCCCCGGCGCTGGTCACTGTCGTCACCGCCGAGCGGCCCGATCTGGTCGTCACGGACGTGCGGATGCCGCCCGGCCACACCGACGACGGGCTGCGCGCCGCCGTCGGGCTGCGCGAGACCGACCCCGGCCTGCCGGTGCTGGTGCTGAGCCAGTACGTCGAGCAGTCCTATGCGGGCAAGCTGCTCGACTCCGGCGACGGGCGCGGCGTCGGGTACCTGCTCAAGGACCGGATCGGCGCGGTCGCCGACTTCGCCGCGGCCGCCGAGCGCGTCGCCGCCGGGGCGACCGTCGTGGACCCCGAGGTCGTACGCCAGCTGCTGCGGCGGCGGCAGGATCCGCTGCAGCGGCTCAGCCCGCGCGAGCGTGAGGTGCTGGCGCTGATGGCCGAGGGGCGGGCCAACGCGGCCATCGCCCGGGACCTGTTCGTCACCGAGGCCGCCGTCAACAAGCACGTGAGCAGCATCTTCGCCAAGCTGGACCTGCCGGCTGCCGGTGACCAGCACCGGCGGGTGCTGGCCGTGCTCGCGTTCCTCCGCGCCTGA
- a CDS encoding sensor histidine kinase — protein MHARTAWQALAQRPLRFLTSAWPWRSLAYLVSGVLLGGLVGAVVLTLAAAGLILLIVLVGVLLILALLLSGVYVARFERWRLRLVDLDPAPDPHRAPRQPGVRAWVDTRLREPATWRELGFTALSLVGLWWMDLGILFGALAVPVIVMLSPVDDTDVWGLFFLGLLLLLPAPYTITAWAGARAAFTRAVLAPRDDELGAQLSEVRASRARLADAFALERRRIERDLHDGAQQRLVSLSVQLGLARLDAEPGSAMDRHLAGAQEQVTLTLRELRALIRGVHPQVLTDHGLADAVGELAGLSAVPVRVDIRLPRRLPPAVEVTAYYVVAEALANIAKHSGARQAEVTGRLHTDLLVLEIRDDGTGGADAATGSGLTGLADRLATLDGRMRLSSPAGGPTLLHVEVPCHSGS, from the coding sequence GTGCACGCGCGAACCGCCTGGCAGGCCCTGGCGCAGCGGCCGCTGCGGTTCCTGACCTCGGCCTGGCCGTGGCGCTCGCTGGCGTACCTGGTCTCCGGGGTGCTGCTGGGCGGGCTGGTCGGCGCGGTCGTGCTCACCCTCGCCGCGGCCGGGCTCATCCTGCTGATCGTGCTGGTCGGCGTGCTGCTGATCCTGGCGCTGCTGCTGTCAGGCGTCTACGTCGCCCGGTTCGAACGCTGGCGGCTACGGCTGGTCGACCTCGACCCGGCACCCGACCCGCACCGGGCACCCCGGCAGCCGGGCGTGCGGGCCTGGGTGGACACCCGGCTGCGCGAGCCGGCGACCTGGCGGGAGCTGGGCTTCACGGCGCTGTCGCTGGTCGGGCTGTGGTGGATGGACCTGGGCATCCTGTTCGGGGCGCTCGCCGTGCCTGTCATCGTGATGTTGTCGCCGGTCGACGACACCGACGTGTGGGGCCTGTTCTTCCTCGGGCTGCTCCTGCTCCTGCCCGCCCCGTACACGATCACCGCGTGGGCCGGGGCCCGCGCCGCGTTCACCCGGGCCGTGCTCGCCCCGCGCGACGACGAACTCGGCGCTCAGCTCAGCGAGGTCCGCGCCTCCCGGGCCCGGCTCGCCGACGCGTTCGCGCTGGAACGCCGCCGCATCGAACGGGACCTGCACGACGGCGCCCAGCAGCGGCTGGTCTCGCTGAGCGTGCAGCTCGGCCTGGCCCGGCTGGACGCCGAGCCGGGCTCGGCCATGGACCGGCACCTCGCCGGGGCGCAGGAGCAGGTGACGCTGACCCTGCGGGAGCTGCGGGCGCTGATCCGCGGCGTACACCCGCAGGTCCTCACCGACCACGGGCTGGCCGACGCCGTCGGCGAGCTGGCCGGTCTGTCGGCGGTCCCGGTGCGCGTCGACATCCGGCTGCCCCGGCGGCTGCCCCCGGCCGTCGAGGTCACCGCGTACTACGTGGTCGCCGAGGCGCTGGCCAACATCGCCAAGCACAGCGGCGCCCGGCAGGCCGAGGTCACCGGCCGCCTGCACACCGACCTGCTCGTCCTGGAGATCCGCGACGACGGCACCGGCGGCGCCGACGCCGCCACGGGCAGCGGGCTGACCGGCCTGGCCGACCGGCTCGCCACCCTCGACGGGCGCATGCGGCTGTCCAGCCCGGCGGGCGGCCCCACCCTGCTGCACGTGGAGGTGCCGTGCCACTCCGGATCGTGA
- a CDS encoding ABC transporter ATP-binding protein, which produces MTITHTPVAEAVRLTAARRVYGDGDQAVVALDDLTLGFAPGTFTAIMGPSGSGKSTLLQCAAGLDRLTAGTVHLGGVDLGALNEQRRTVLRRDRIGFVFQAFNLVASLTAAQNVELPLRLAGRRPAAAAVRAALAEVGLADRAAHRPSELSGGQQQRVAIARALITRPEVVFADEPTGALDTAASREVLGLLRAAVDGHGQTVVMVTHDPVAASYADEVVFLRDGRIADRLGGPARLPGRAEQIAALMTRLEQR; this is translated from the coding sequence ATGACGATCACACATACCCCGGTGGCCGAGGCGGTCCGGCTGACCGCCGCCCGGCGGGTGTACGGCGACGGCGACCAGGCCGTCGTCGCCCTCGACGACCTGACGCTGGGCTTCGCCCCCGGCACCTTCACCGCGATCATGGGCCCGTCCGGGTCCGGCAAGTCGACCCTGCTGCAGTGCGCGGCCGGCCTGGACCGGCTCACCGCCGGGACGGTGCACCTGGGCGGCGTGGACCTGGGCGCGCTGAACGAGCAGCGCCGCACGGTGCTGCGCCGGGACCGGATCGGTTTCGTGTTCCAGGCGTTCAACCTGGTCGCATCGCTGACCGCGGCGCAGAACGTGGAGCTGCCGCTGCGCCTGGCGGGCCGCCGCCCGGCCGCCGCGGCGGTGCGCGCGGCGCTGGCCGAGGTGGGCCTGGCCGACCGGGCCGCGCACCGGCCGAGTGAGCTGTCCGGCGGGCAGCAGCAGCGGGTCGCCATCGCGCGGGCGCTGATCACCCGCCCGGAGGTGGTGTTCGCCGACGAGCCCACGGGCGCGCTGGACACGGCCGCGTCGCGGGAGGTGCTGGGGCTGCTGCGGGCCGCCGTCGACGGGCACGGGCAGACCGTCGTGATGGTCACCCACGACCCGGTCGCGGCCTCGTACGCCGACGAGGTGGTGTTCCTGCGCGACGGCCGGATCGCCGACCGGCTGGGCGGGCCCGCGCGGCTGCCCGGCCGGGCCGAGCAGATCGCCGCCCTGATGACCCGGCTGGAGCAGCGATGA
- a CDS encoding FtsX-like permease family protein → MITVASVRGRALSLAGTFAGLALGVALIAMSLLVYASAQPRPPERLSAAPVLVHGPVLPDASGVGDGVRPWPGEQAQALAGRLAVLPGVAAAVPDRTFYAQLVVEGRPVGDPEETGAGHGWASAALGAYPLVDGTGPDADGEVAAGAATGLAVGDRTTLLTGGGPAEVTVTGLVDGPGVYVSEEAAARLSPGVAAIGLLLHPDADPAAVAAAARAAAPDATVSTGDGRAVLEPAQAAKTRWLGTQLLIAMASLAVFVTVFVVASTFALSIAQRRRELGLLRTVGATPRQIRRMVMGEALLVGGAGGLAGALLGVAAAVPAARLLADWGLAEPGLRIRPEPLPVLAAVLVGVGVALTGAYAAARRAAKVPPMAALREASVEARAMGLGRWLLGGSALALGGFLAARTATAAAEDRVNSALFAAMALTAAAALLAPVLLPPLIRLAGLPLRGSRGAGAMLVRAETLAAVRRTAATAAPVIATIGFAVLLSGMVATMREAYPAGQAAKLAGLTIAVPDGTPGLPATAVTTGGRSVLPTRVYAGDLSVAAFGTTGGPTSMAARIADAVGVRASGTVTVRFADGHTERLTIGEITPDGQVDDDLILPQELVRKHDPSALATSLLGADPAALAGHPGVEVLDAKAYAEREGAEDGRLLWLFATVLIALSVGYTGIAVANTMAMSADGRRPDLGVLRRAGATTRQLLRYAAAETLLVVALGAGLGLAVTVPPLLGMAAGLEQEVGAPVTLRLHWPVTTATMLATAALAVAAAVLATRRAARRAMSG, encoded by the coding sequence ATGATCACCGTCGCCTCGGTCCGGGGCCGGGCCCTGTCGCTGGCCGGGACGTTCGCCGGGCTGGCCCTGGGCGTCGCGCTGATCGCGATGAGCCTGCTGGTGTACGCGTCGGCGCAGCCGCGCCCGCCCGAGCGGCTGTCGGCCGCTCCCGTGCTGGTCCACGGACCGGTGCTGCCCGACGCGTCCGGGGTCGGCGACGGGGTGCGGCCGTGGCCGGGCGAGCAGGCGCAGGCGCTGGCCGGGCGGCTGGCCGTGCTGCCCGGCGTCGCGGCGGCGGTGCCCGACCGGACCTTCTACGCGCAGCTGGTCGTGGAGGGCAGGCCGGTCGGCGACCCGGAGGAAACCGGCGCCGGGCACGGCTGGGCCAGCGCGGCGCTGGGCGCGTACCCACTGGTGGACGGCACCGGCCCCGATGCCGACGGCGAGGTGGCCGCCGGTGCCGCGACGGGGCTCGCGGTGGGGGACCGGACCACGCTGCTGACCGGCGGCGGCCCCGCCGAGGTGACCGTGACCGGCCTGGTCGACGGGCCTGGCGTCTACGTGTCGGAGGAGGCGGCGGCCAGACTCTCGCCCGGTGTGGCGGCCATCGGGCTGCTGCTACACCCGGATGCCGACCCGGCCGCAGTGGCCGCCGCCGCCCGCGCCGCCGCACCGGACGCGACCGTGTCCACCGGCGACGGGCGGGCCGTGCTGGAACCAGCGCAGGCGGCGAAGACGCGCTGGCTGGGCACCCAGCTGCTGATCGCGATGGCGAGCCTGGCCGTGTTCGTGACCGTGTTCGTCGTGGCGTCAACGTTCGCGCTGAGCATCGCGCAGCGGCGGCGCGAGCTGGGCCTGCTGCGCACCGTCGGCGCGACCCCGCGCCAGATCCGCCGCATGGTCATGGGCGAGGCGCTGCTCGTCGGCGGCGCGGGCGGGCTGGCCGGGGCGCTGCTCGGCGTCGCCGCCGCCGTGCCCGCCGCGCGGCTGCTCGCGGACTGGGGCCTGGCCGAGCCCGGCCTGCGGATCCGGCCCGAGCCGCTGCCGGTGCTGGCCGCCGTCCTGGTCGGCGTCGGGGTGGCGCTGACCGGCGCGTACGCGGCCGCGCGGCGGGCGGCGAAGGTGCCGCCGATGGCCGCGCTGCGCGAAGCATCCGTGGAGGCGCGGGCAATGGGGCTCGGGCGCTGGCTGCTCGGCGGGAGTGCACTGGCCCTCGGCGGGTTCCTGGCCGCCCGCACCGCCACGGCCGCGGCCGAGGACCGCGTCAACTCCGCGCTGTTCGCCGCGATGGCCCTCACCGCCGCCGCCGCGCTGCTGGCACCGGTGCTGCTGCCGCCGCTGATCCGGCTGGCAGGCCTGCCCCTGCGCGGCTCGCGTGGCGCGGGGGCGATGCTGGTACGCGCCGAGACGCTCGCCGCCGTACGCCGCACCGCCGCCACCGCCGCGCCCGTGATCGCCACCATCGGGTTCGCGGTGCTGCTGTCCGGGATGGTCGCCACGATGCGCGAGGCCTACCCGGCCGGGCAGGCCGCCAAGCTCGCCGGGCTGACGATCGCCGTGCCCGACGGCACCCCCGGCCTGCCCGCGACCGCCGTCACCACAGGTGGCAGGTCGGTGCTGCCGACCCGGGTGTACGCCGGCGACCTGTCCGTCGCCGCGTTCGGCACCACCGGCGGGCCGACCAGCATGGCCGCCAGGATCGCCGACGCCGTCGGCGTCCGAGCCAGCGGCACGGTCACGGTTAGGTTCGCCGACGGTCACACCGAACGGCTCACCATCGGCGAGATCACCCCGGACGGGCAGGTCGACGACGACCTGATCCTGCCCCAGGAACTGGTCCGCAAGCACGACCCCTCGGCGCTGGCCACGTCGCTGCTCGGCGCCGACCCCGCGGCGCTGGCCGGGCACCCGGGCGTCGAGGTGCTCGACGCCAAGGCGTACGCCGAGCGGGAGGGAGCAGAAGACGGGCGGCTGCTGTGGCTGTTCGCGACGGTCCTCATCGCGCTGTCGGTCGGTTACACCGGCATCGCGGTCGCCAACACCATGGCCATGTCCGCCGACGGCCGCCGCCCCGACCTCGGCGTGCTGCGCCGCGCCGGAGCCACCACCCGCCAGCTGCTGCGCTACGCCGCCGCCGAGACACTGCTGGTCGTGGCCCTGGGTGCCGGGCTCGGCCTGGCGGTCACCGTGCCGCCGCTGCTGGGCATGGCCGCCGGGCTGGAGCAGGAGGTCGGCGCACCCGTCACGCTGCGCCTGCACTGGCCGGTCACCACCGCGACCATGCTGGCCACGGCTGCGCTCGCGGTCGCGGCGGCGGTGCTCGCCACCCGGCGGGCCGCCCGCCGCGCCATGTCCGGGTAG
- a CDS encoding sugar O-acetyltransferase: protein MTAEDGRSMRERMLAGDLYIADDELSGHMRRAAELMEAFNATSVNEPHRHRDLLHQLLGAVGEDTYLRPPIRVDYGRHIRIGARSFANYGLVALDVAPITIGDDVQIGTNVQLLTPTHPIDPQLRRDKWEAAEPITIGDNVWLGSGAIVLPGVTIGENTVVGAGAVVTRDLPANVVAVGNPARVIRTIEATTA, encoded by the coding sequence ATGACTGCTGAGGACGGCCGCTCGATGCGCGAACGCATGCTGGCCGGCGACCTGTACATCGCCGACGACGAGCTGAGCGGGCACATGCGGCGGGCGGCCGAGCTGATGGAGGCGTTCAACGCCACCTCCGTCAACGAGCCGCACCGCCACCGTGACCTGCTCCACCAGCTGCTCGGCGCCGTCGGCGAGGACACCTACCTCCGCCCGCCCATCCGCGTCGACTACGGCCGCCACATCCGGATCGGCGCCCGGTCCTTCGCCAACTACGGCCTGGTCGCCCTCGACGTCGCCCCGATCACCATCGGCGACGACGTGCAGATCGGCACCAACGTGCAGCTGCTCACCCCGACGCACCCCATCGACCCGCAGCTGCGCCGCGACAAGTGGGAGGCCGCCGAGCCGATCACCATCGGCGACAACGTCTGGCTCGGCAGTGGGGCGATCGTCCTGCCCGGAGTCACCATCGGCGAGAACACCGTCGTCGGCGCAGGGGCCGTGGTCACCCGCGACCTGCCCGCCAACGTCGTCGCCGTCGGCAACCCGGCCCGCGTCATCCGGACCATCGAAGCGACCACCGCGTGA
- a CDS encoding TetR/AcrR family transcriptional regulator — translation MTSPHPQEPGARRPRRHDPDRRDRLIEAALAVIAERGVAATTHREIARAADVPLGSMTYHFTSLDEILAEAFTRHADRVAAVFDQHLRAAPDRASAVDAVAGLVTGALLGSPQDLILAVELYAAAARKPALRAVTQAWMQRSRQALEVHFDPTTARELDALIEGLVLHSALSTDPMTPAQIRHAIDRHLR, via the coding sequence GTGACCTCGCCCCACCCGCAGGAGCCCGGGGCACGGCGGCCGCGGCGGCACGACCCCGACCGCCGGGACCGGCTGATCGAGGCCGCGCTGGCCGTCATCGCCGAACGGGGTGTCGCCGCCACGACGCACCGCGAGATCGCCCGCGCCGCCGACGTGCCGCTCGGCTCGATGACCTACCACTTCACCTCGCTGGACGAGATCCTCGCCGAGGCGTTCACCCGCCACGCCGACCGGGTCGCCGCCGTCTTCGACCAGCACCTGCGCGCGGCCCCGGACCGGGCATCGGCCGTCGATGCCGTCGCCGGGCTGGTGACCGGCGCGCTGCTCGGCTCCCCGCAGGACCTCATCCTGGCGGTCGAGCTGTACGCCGCCGCGGCCCGCAAGCCTGCCCTGCGGGCCGTGACCCAGGCCTGGATGCAGCGCAGCCGGCAGGCGCTGGAGGTCCACTTCGACCCCACCACCGCACGTGAACTCGACGCGCTCATCGAAGGGCTCGTCCTGCACAGCGCCCTGTCCACCGACCCGATGACACCCGCGCAGATCCGCCACGCGATCGACCGGCACCTGCGCTGA
- a CDS encoding DUF6326 family protein: protein MTIRTRTPNPLDNPPIPVQAKLAAAWTSFMFLYIYVDYFHLHKPGVIDNLRAGVVFEFDISPTLLTMMLASVAIPALMVMLSMALPARVNRATNLVVASLYIPYSVVNAAGESWNWAFFYGLSIGIEVLLLAFILRSAWKWPRTPAVPAGPATTDLRPVSVQSPTA from the coding sequence ATGACCATCCGAACGAGAACCCCGAACCCGCTCGACAACCCGCCGATCCCCGTGCAGGCCAAGCTCGCCGCCGCATGGACCAGCTTCATGTTCCTCTACATCTACGTCGACTACTTCCACCTCCACAAGCCCGGCGTCATCGACAACCTCCGCGCCGGCGTCGTCTTCGAGTTCGACATCAGCCCGACGTTGTTGACCATGATGCTCGCGTCCGTGGCGATCCCGGCCCTGATGGTGATGCTCTCCATGGCGCTGCCCGCCCGGGTGAACCGCGCCACGAACCTCGTCGTCGCATCGCTCTACATCCCCTACTCGGTGGTCAACGCGGCAGGGGAGTCCTGGAACTGGGCCTTCTTCTACGGCCTCTCCATCGGAATCGAGGTGCTGCTCCTGGCCTTCATCCTGCGCTCCGCCTGGAAATGGCCTCGGACCCCCGCCGTCCCAGCCGGTCCCGCGACGACCGACCTTCGACCGGTATCCGTGCAGAGTCCCACGGCGTGA
- a CDS encoding TetR/AcrR family transcriptional regulator, producing the protein MSARDKRQVASDAGLSRQRVVVEAIRLADREGVHGLSMRRLAGELGAGAMSLYHYVANKEELLDAMIDIVFEEIELPPEGTDWQSAMRRRAVSARQVLASHPWAISLMESRTSPGPANLRHREAVTACLRRAGFPVLMATHANWLLDSYVYGFALQEASLPFDTADEFTDMTEDVFLPQLPPDEFPYLNESAAALVAAGYDPAEEFIFGLDLILAALEPLRASA; encoded by the coding sequence GTGTCTGCGAGGGACAAACGCCAGGTCGCGTCAGACGCGGGGCTGAGCAGGCAACGGGTGGTGGTCGAGGCGATCCGGCTCGCCGACCGCGAGGGGGTCCACGGGCTGAGCATGCGCCGGCTGGCCGGCGAGCTCGGCGCGGGCGCGATGTCGCTCTACCACTACGTGGCGAACAAGGAAGAGCTGCTGGACGCCATGATCGACATCGTGTTCGAGGAGATCGAGCTCCCGCCCGAAGGCACCGACTGGCAGTCGGCGATGCGACGGCGGGCGGTATCCGCCCGGCAGGTTCTCGCCAGCCACCCGTGGGCGATCAGCCTGATGGAGTCGCGGACATCGCCGGGGCCCGCGAACCTCCGCCACCGCGAAGCGGTCACCGCCTGCCTGCGGAGGGCCGGCTTCCCGGTCCTGATGGCGACGCACGCCAACTGGTTGCTCGACAGCTACGTCTACGGTTTCGCCCTGCAGGAAGCCAGCCTGCCGTTCGACACCGCCGACGAGTTCACGGACATGACCGAGGACGTCTTCCTGCCCCAGCTTCCACCTGACGAGTTCCCCTACCTCAACGAGTCCGCCGCGGCGCTCGTCGCTGCCGGCTACGACCCGGCGGAGGAGTTCATCTTCGGCCTCGACCTCATCCTGGCCGCCCTGGAGCCGCTGAGAGCCTCCGCATAG
- a CDS encoding BTAD domain-containing putative transcriptional regulator, with translation MPIILSLLEAVRWDGEPVVGERPQALLAALAAAGRTVGSTRLIDLVWDEDVPANPLKALQVVVSRTRAAHGPDSVLRDGDGYRLGVDRSQVDTQLLADRLAEARSAFESDPARAADLALQALALGPVAAGDGHGPLAALRREAGRDLERARVLLARARVRLGEHAAALPTLATAWAVHPADESLLADLLRSEAAVRGAGAALSRYEAYRADLRDRLGADPGPELRRVHGELLVQDSPVRAGVRYEATALLGRSGDVRRLQALLSAARVVSIVGPGGLGKTRLAHVLGREHPAPVVHFVELVGVTAPDDLVGEVGSALGVRDSVSGRRTLTPEQRADVRARIARHLDQAPSLLILDNCEHIVAAVADLVAYLAATTRELRVLTTTRAPLAIAAEQVYPLAELDAADAAELFRQRAVAARPDVHLTGTDEVVAEIVERLDGLPLAIELAAAKVRVMAVADIARRLENRFALLRGGDRSAPDRHQTLLAVIDWSWNLLAERERRALRWLSVFHDGFTLAAAEAMLGDDALGAVQDLADQSLLTVVETGPGGVRYRMLETVREFGRMQLIDAGEDGAAEQAQRAWAVAFATRHARALFTPAQFDVVDAIRPEEANLSDVLRRTFATADQAAMVQILAALAGYWIILGEHTRLMVLIEATANAVDGWTAPPELAGATRMAIGMTLNGSLVANSPYSGVLRAALRAVGPGEHDAWTAAMVTTLTEIDPNSAEGYLHGLRELAASADRQVAVLALPWLSQALENLGDPDAAIDAAERGLLLADDSVGPWSQAIMHTMAAQLAMQLGRGAEAAVHARAALPVLDRLGARDDAVQLRSLLAMVMISTGDFDGAARQLAELGDPQESEGVVSGRLVFDLGSAELALARGDVGGGLAAYRSAFRRVSELRMPGLPATGYEPWVLVAEAMSLAAHAYYAPPGDPTGGVLFSQARERAGQVLDPDHPYLDYPVCGLVLFALGAWGLVRDALPVQDTVRLIALADRFAYHRSTPTLAWARIAAHAEQRAPGMLAALAAEYGDRRGPDLLGEARSLVERIGAG, from the coding sequence GTGCCGATCATCCTGTCGCTGCTTGAGGCGGTGCGCTGGGACGGCGAGCCGGTGGTGGGCGAGCGGCCGCAGGCACTGCTCGCCGCGCTCGCCGCCGCCGGACGGACGGTCGGCTCCACTCGCCTGATCGACCTCGTCTGGGACGAGGACGTCCCCGCCAACCCGCTCAAAGCGCTCCAGGTCGTGGTATCCCGGACGAGAGCGGCGCACGGGCCGGACTCGGTGCTCCGCGACGGCGACGGCTACCGACTGGGTGTCGACCGGTCGCAGGTGGACACTCAGCTGCTCGCGGACCGCCTCGCCGAGGCCCGGTCCGCGTTCGAGTCCGACCCGGCACGCGCCGCAGACCTGGCCTTGCAGGCCCTCGCGCTCGGCCCGGTCGCCGCCGGGGACGGCCATGGGCCGCTCGCCGCGCTGCGCCGGGAGGCCGGACGCGATCTCGAACGGGCTCGGGTGCTGCTGGCCAGGGCCAGGGTCAGGCTCGGCGAGCACGCCGCCGCGCTGCCCACTCTGGCCACCGCGTGGGCGGTGCACCCCGCCGACGAGTCACTGCTGGCGGACCTGCTGCGCAGCGAGGCGGCGGTCCGCGGGGCCGGCGCCGCGCTGAGCCGGTACGAGGCGTACCGCGCCGACCTGCGCGACCGCCTGGGCGCCGATCCCGGCCCGGAACTGCGCCGGGTCCACGGCGAGCTGCTGGTGCAGGACAGCCCGGTCCGCGCGGGCGTGCGCTACGAGGCGACCGCGCTGCTCGGCCGCTCCGGCGACGTCCGGCGGCTGCAGGCGCTGCTGTCCGCTGCCCGGGTGGTGTCCATCGTAGGGCCGGGCGGGCTGGGCAAGACCCGGCTGGCCCACGTGCTCGGCCGGGAGCATCCCGCCCCGGTGGTGCACTTCGTCGAGCTGGTCGGCGTGACCGCACCCGACGACCTGGTCGGCGAGGTCGGCTCGGCGCTGGGCGTGCGGGATTCGGTCAGCGGCCGGCGCACCCTCACCCCCGAGCAGCGGGCCGACGTACGCGCCCGGATCGCGCGCCACCTCGACCAGGCGCCGAGCCTGCTGATCCTGGACAACTGCGAGCACATCGTCGCCGCCGTCGCCGACCTCGTCGCGTACCTCGCCGCCACCACCCGCGAGCTGCGGGTGCTCACCACCACCAGGGCGCCGCTGGCGATCGCCGCCGAGCAGGTGTACCCGCTGGCCGAACTGGACGCCGCGGACGCTGCCGAGCTGTTCCGGCAGCGTGCCGTCGCCGCCCGGCCCGACGTGCACCTGACCGGCACGGACGAGGTGGTGGCCGAGATCGTCGAGCGGCTCGACGGGCTGCCGCTGGCCATCGAGCTGGCGGCCGCGAAGGTGCGCGTGATGGCGGTCGCCGACATCGCCCGCCGCCTGGAGAACCGGTTCGCGCTGCTGCGCGGCGGCGACCGCAGCGCACCCGACCGGCATCAGACGCTGCTGGCCGTCATCGACTGGTCCTGGAACCTGCTCGCCGAACGCGAGCGCCGGGCGCTGCGCTGGCTGTCGGTGTTCCACGACGGGTTCACCCTCGCCGCCGCCGAGGCGATGCTCGGCGACGACGCCCTCGGGGCGGTCCAGGACCTGGCGGACCAGTCGCTGCTGACGGTCGTGGAGACCGGTCCCGGCGGCGTGCGCTACCGGATGCTGGAGACCGTACGCGAGTTCGGCCGGATGCAGCTGATCGACGCAGGTGAGGACGGCGCGGCCGAGCAGGCCCAGCGCGCCTGGGCGGTCGCGTTCGCCACCCGGCACGCCCGCGCCCTGTTCACCCCGGCGCAGTTCGACGTCGTCGACGCCATCCGACCGGAGGAGGCCAACCTCTCCGACGTGCTGCGCCGGACGTTCGCCACCGCCGATCAGGCGGCGATGGTGCAGATCCTCGCCGCGCTGGCCGGATACTGGATCATCCTCGGGGAACACACCCGGCTGATGGTCCTCATCGAGGCGACCGCGAATGCGGTCGACGGCTGGACGGCCCCGCCGGAGCTGGCCGGCGCCACCCGGATGGCGATCGGGATGACGCTCAACGGCTCCCTGGTCGCCAACAGCCCGTATTCGGGCGTGCTGCGGGCGGCGCTGCGGGCGGTCGGGCCGGGCGAGCACGATGCGTGGACCGCCGCGATGGTCACCACGCTGACCGAGATCGACCCGAACTCGGCCGAGGGCTACCTTCACGGGCTGCGTGAGCTGGCCGCGTCCGCGGACCGGCAGGTCGCGGTGCTGGCGCTGCCGTGGCTGAGCCAGGCCCTGGAGAACCTGGGCGACCCGGACGCCGCCATCGACGCCGCCGAGCGCGGGCTGCTGCTCGCCGACGACTCGGTGGGACCCTGGTCGCAGGCGATCATGCACACGATGGCCGCGCAGCTCGCGATGCAGCTCGGCCGGGGGGCCGAAGCGGCGGTCCACGCCCGTGCCGCGCTGCCGGTGCTGGACCGGCTCGGCGCCCGCGACGACGCCGTCCAGCTGCGTTCGCTGCTCGCCATGGTGATGATCTCCACCGGTGACTTCGACGGCGCCGCCCGCCAGCTCGCCGAACTCGGCGACCCGCAGGAGTCCGAGGGTGTGGTGAGCGGCCGGCTCGTGTTCGACCTCGGCAGCGCCGAGCTGGCCCTGGCCCGCGGTGACGTCGGGGGCGGGCTGGCCGCGTACCGGTCGGCGTTCCGGCGGGTGAGCGAGCTGCGGATGCCGGGCCTGCCGGCGACGGGGTACGAGCCGTGGGTGCTGGTGGCCGAGGCGATGAGCCTGGCCGCGCACGCCTACTACGCGCCGCCCGGCGACCCGACCGGCGGGGTCCTGTTCTCGCAGGCCCGGGAACGGGCCGGCCAGGTGCTCGACCCCGACCACCCCTACCTGGACTATCCCGTCTGCGGGCTGGTGCTGTTCGCGCTCGGCGCGTGGGGACTGGTGCGCGACGCCCTGCCGGTCCAGGACACGGTGCGGCTGATCGCGCTGGCGGACCGGTTCGCATATCACCGGAGCACGCCCACGCTGGCCTGGGCGCGGATCGCCGCCCACGCCGAGCAGCGGGCCCCCGGGATGCTGGCCGCCCTGGCCGCCGAGTACGGCGACCGGCGCGGCCCCGACCTGCTCGGCGAGGCACGCAGCCTGGTCGAGCGGATCGGGGCCGGCTGA